In Sneathia sanguinegens, one genomic interval encodes:
- the hisS gene encoding histidine--tRNA ligase: MIQILKGMKDIHYLDMQKFEFITNTADSVFKKYGYSRLITPILEELALFKRSVGDETDVVSKEMYSFTDKGGREVALRPEGTASSVRAFLEAKLYNVQNITKWYYYGPMYRYEAPQKGRYREFYQTGLECFGVRDPFLDAQIISIACEFLEKLGIKNLTVEINSLGNIESRKKYIADLQKYLIANYEALSENSKVRCYKNPLRVLDSKEDDEIVANAPKLHDYFDEESKEYFDKVLNYLNKFKINYIINDKLVRGLDYYSDTVFEIKSNLLGAQATVLGGGRYDKLIEYLSNKSVPAIGFAAGIERIMLLLDETLLPKPKHKIFIAYFEETKDYLFDILEELKNINYEICYEYSIKNFSSQMKKANKLNADIVLILGENEQKNREISIKNFKDGQQITVPLTELKGVLENV, translated from the coding sequence ATGATACAAATTTTAAAAGGTATGAAGGATATTCACTATTTAGATATGCAAAAATTTGAATTTATAACTAATACTGCAGATAGTGTCTTTAAAAAATATGGTTATTCTCGCCTTATAACTCCTATACTTGAAGAATTAGCACTATTCAAAAGAAGTGTTGGAGATGAAACAGATGTTGTTTCTAAGGAAATGTATTCTTTCACTGATAAAGGAGGGCGTGAAGTTGCCCTAAGACCAGAAGGAACTGCAAGTTCAGTTCGTGCTTTTCTTGAAGCAAAATTATATAATGTTCAAAATATTACTAAATGGTATTATTATGGTCCAATGTACCGTTATGAAGCACCTCAAAAAGGTCGTTATAGAGAATTTTACCAAACAGGTCTTGAATGTTTTGGAGTAAGAGATCCTTTTCTTGATGCACAAATAATTTCTATTGCTTGTGAATTTTTAGAAAAATTAGGTATTAAAAATTTAACTGTAGAAATAAATAGCTTAGGAAATATCGAATCTCGTAAAAAATATATTGCTGACCTTCAAAAATATTTAATAGCTAATTATGAAGCTTTATCTGAAAATTCAAAAGTTAGATGCTATAAAAATCCATTAAGAGTCCTTGATTCAAAGGAAGATGATGAAATTGTAGCTAATGCCCCAAAACTTCATGATTATTTTGACGAAGAAAGCAAAGAATATTTTGACAAAGTTTTAAATTATCTTAATAAATTTAAAATTAATTATATCATAAATGATAAATTAGTTAGAGGTCTTGATTATTACTCTGATACAGTATTTGAAATTAAATCTAATTTACTTGGTGCTCAAGCAACTGTCTTAGGTGGAGGTAGATATGATAAATTAATAGAATATCTATCAAATAAATCTGTACCAGCTATAGGTTTTGCAGCAGGTATCGAAAGAATAATGCTTTTACTTGATGAAACATTATTACCTAAGCCTAAGCATAAAATATTTATAGCATATTTTGAAGAAACTAAGGACTATTTATTTGATATTTTAGAAGAATTAAAGAATATTAATTACGAAATTTGTTATGAATACTCTATTAAGAATTTCAGTTCTCAAATGAAAAAAGCTAACAAGTTAAATGCTGATATTGTTCTTATACTTGGAGAAAATGAACAAAAAAATAGGGAAATATCTATTAAAAACTTTAAAGATGGTCAACAAATAACAGTTCCATTAACTGAATTGAAAGGAGTTTTGGAAAATGTATAG
- the asnA gene encoding aspartate--ammonia ligase, with protein MSKTLIPAGYKSKRTILETEILIKIIKDFFEIELAKELKLTRISAPLFVRTDTGLNDNLNGVERPVRFEMLEDPAKEIEIVHSLAKWKRYALKRYGVKTGYGIYTDMNAIRRDEELDNLHSIYVDQWDWEAIITKENRNIEFLQHMVKKIYSVFLRTQEMLCKKIPNYKPFLTDEIHFITSQELLDLYPTLDPKEREKEIVKKYGSVFIMQIGDLLTNGEKHDGRAPDYDDWKLNGDIIVYNEVLDIAFELSSMGIRVDKTALKEQLAKAGITTLSKFHEMLLSDQLPLTIGGGIGQSRICMLFLKAAHIGEVQASIWTKDIEDNCEKAGINLL; from the coding sequence ATGTCAAAAACATTAATACCCGCTGGATACAAATCAAAAAGAACTATACTTGAAACTGAAATATTAATTAAAATTATAAAAGATTTTTTTGAAATTGAATTAGCAAAAGAACTTAAATTAACAAGAATTTCAGCCCCACTTTTTGTAAGAACTGATACAGGTTTAAATGATAATTTAAATGGTGTTGAAAGACCTGTTCGTTTTGAAATGTTAGAAGATCCTGCAAAGGAAATAGAAATTGTACATTCTCTTGCAAAATGGAAAAGATATGCTTTAAAAAGATATGGTGTTAAAACTGGTTATGGTATTTATACAGATATGAATGCTATTCGTCGTGATGAAGAACTAGACAATCTTCATTCTATTTATGTAGATCAATGGGATTGGGAAGCTATAATTACAAAAGAAAATAGAAATATTGAATTTTTACAACACATGGTTAAAAAAATATATTCTGTTTTTCTTCGTACTCAAGAAATGCTTTGTAAAAAAATTCCTAACTACAAGCCTTTTTTAACAGATGAAATACATTTTATTACTTCACAAGAATTACTTGATCTATATCCTACTTTAGATCCTAAAGAAAGAGAAAAAGAAATTGTTAAAAAATACGGTTCTGTATTTATAATGCAAATTGGAGATTTATTGACTAATGGTGAAAAACACGATGGTCGTGCTCCAGATTATGACGATTGGAAATTGAATGGAGATATTATTGTCTACAATGAAGTTCTTGATATTGCTTTTGAATTGTCTTCTATGGGTATAAGAGTTGATAAGACTGCCTTAAAAGAACAATTAGCTAAGGCTGGCATAACTACTCTATCAAAATTCCATGAAATGTTACTTTCTGATCAACTACCTTTAACTATTGGTGGAGGTATAGGTCAATCAAGAATATGTATGCTCTTCTTAAAAGCTGCACACATTGGTGAAGTTCAAGCTTCAATATGGACTAAAGATATTGAAGATAATTGTGAAAAAGCAGGTATAAATTTATTATGA
- the aspS gene encoding aspartate--tRNA ligase produces MYRTHKLNELRLKDCGSTVTLAGWVNTIRNLGAFAFIDLRDRYGITQILIKEDLIEKVKNIKNEFVLQITGLVQERTSKNPKLATGDIEVLATNINILSEAKALPFEINDTETSNENLRLKYRYLDLRKPRMLNNLIKRNTMLFSIREFLNNNGFLDLDTPVLAKATPEGARDFIVPSRIQKGSFYALPQSPQLFKQTLMIAGLDKYYQLAKCFRDEDLRADRQPEFTQVDIEMSFVEQEDIMNIIEKLAKKVFHDVTGLEANYDFPKMSYDDAMEFYGCDKPDTRFDMKLIDIKDCVKNKGFSIFDEAEYIKAIVCDKIFSRKNIKDYEDYVKTYFKAKGLAFIKKENDELNSSILKFFDEDTIKNLEKKLNLKNNQTALIISGKKEIVLSSLSALRLKIAEELNLIDKNKFNFLWIVDFPMFEFSEEENRYKACHHPFTMLKKADIDLLEKNDLANIKSDTYDLVLNGFEIGGGGIRIHDSKLQSLVFDRLLISKEQQIDKFGFLLEALKYGVPPHGGIAFGLDRWLMVMLKENSIKEVIPFPKTNKGQDLLTGAPADVDLTQLEKDLQLKKL; encoded by the coding sequence ATGTATAGAACACATAAATTAAATGAATTAAGACTAAAAGATTGTGGTTCTACAGTAACCTTAGCTGGTTGGGTTAATACAATCAGAAATTTAGGTGCTTTTGCCTTTATAGATCTTCGTGATAGATATGGCATAACACAAATTTTAATAAAAGAAGATTTAATTGAAAAAGTTAAGAATATTAAAAATGAATTTGTTTTACAAATTACAGGTTTGGTTCAAGAAAGAACTTCAAAAAACCCAAAATTGGCTACTGGTGATATAGAAGTTCTTGCAACTAATATTAATATTTTAAGTGAGGCTAAAGCTTTACCTTTTGAAATTAATGATACTGAAACAAGCAATGAAAATCTTAGATTAAAATATAGATATCTTGATTTAAGAAAACCTCGTATGTTAAATAATTTAATAAAAAGAAATACTATGCTTTTTTCTATAAGAGAATTTTTAAATAATAATGGCTTTTTGGACTTAGATACACCTGTTCTTGCTAAGGCTACCCCAGAAGGTGCTCGTGATTTTATTGTTCCATCAAGAATACAAAAAGGTAGTTTTTATGCTCTTCCTCAATCTCCACAATTATTTAAACAAACTCTTATGATAGCTGGTCTTGATAAGTATTATCAACTTGCAAAATGTTTTAGAGATGAAGATTTAAGAGCTGATAGACAACCTGAATTTACTCAAGTAGATATAGAAATGTCTTTTGTAGAACAAGAAGATATTATGAATATTATTGAAAAATTAGCTAAAAAAGTTTTTCATGATGTGACAGGTCTTGAAGCAAATTATGACTTCCCTAAAATGTCTTATGATGATGCAATGGAATTTTATGGTTGTGACAAACCTGATACAAGATTTGATATGAAATTAATTGATATAAAAGATTGTGTAAAAAATAAAGGCTTTTCTATCTTTGATGAAGCTGAATATATAAAAGCTATAGTTTGCGATAAAATATTTTCAAGAAAAAATATAAAAGACTATGAAGATTATGTAAAAACATATTTCAAAGCTAAAGGTCTTGCCTTTATAAAAAAAGAAAATGATGAATTAAATTCTTCTATACTTAAATTTTTTGATGAAGATACTATTAAAAATTTAGAAAAAAAATTGAATTTAAAAAATAATCAAACAGCCCTAATTATTTCAGGTAAAAAAGAAATAGTTCTTAGTTCTCTTTCAGCACTAAGACTTAAAATTGCTGAAGAACTTAATTTAATTGATAAAAACAAATTTAATTTCTTATGGATAGTAGACTTCCCTATGTTTGAATTTAGTGAAGAAGAAAATAGATATAAGGCTTGTCATCATCCTTTCACTATGTTAAAAAAAGCTGATATAGACTTACTTGAAAAAAATGACTTAGCAAATATTAAATCTGATACCTATGACCTTGTCTTAAATGGTTTTGAAATTGGTGGAGGAGGTATTAGAATACATGATTCTAAATTACAATCTCTTGTATTTGATAGACTACTAATTTCAAAAGAACAACAAATTGATAAATTCGGTTTCTTATTAGAAGCCTTAAAATATGGAGTTCCACCTCATGGTGGTATAGCCTTCGGTTTGGATAGATGGCTAATGGTTATGCTAAAAGAAAATTCAATAAAGGAAGTTATTCCTTTCCCTAAAACAAATAAGGGACAAGATTTATTAACTGGTGCTCCAGCTGATGTAGATCTTACACAATTAGAAAAAGACTTACAATTAAAAAAATTATAG
- a CDS encoding dTMP kinase, which yields MIKGKLIVIEGTDGCGKQTQTDYLYKNLINLGLKVAKISFPNYNSPACEPVKMYLNGEFGKNEDVNIFASSSFFAIDRYASFKSDWEKLYNEGYIIIADRYTISNIIHQANRIDDENKFMEYNNWLIDLEWNKFALPKPDLMILLDMPYEFSNKILKNRKNKIDGSSTKDILEADEEQKKRAYTVAIKIAKLYDMKIVNCIDASSLRSIDDIQKDIMKFVKEEILV from the coding sequence ATGATAAAAGGAAAATTAATAGTTATAGAAGGTACTGATGGTTGTGGTAAGCAAACTCAAACTGATTATTTATACAAAAATCTAATTAATTTAGGGCTAAAAGTAGCTAAAATTAGCTTCCCTAATTATAACAGTCCTGCTTGTGAACCAGTCAAAATGTATCTAAATGGAGAATTTGGTAAAAATGAAGATGTAAATATTTTTGCATCTTCTAGCTTCTTCGCCATAGATAGATACGCCTCATTTAAGTCTGATTGGGAAAAGCTATATAATGAAGGCTATATTATTATAGCTGATAGATATACAATTTCAAATATTATTCATCAGGCTAATAGAATAGATGATGAAAATAAATTCATGGAATATAATAATTGGTTAATTGATTTAGAGTGGAATAAATTTGCTCTTCCAAAACCTGATTTAATGATTTTATTAGATATGCCTTATGAATTTTCTAATAAAATCTTAAAAAATAGAAAAAATAAAATAGATGGTTCTTCAACAAAAGATATTTTAGAAGCTGATGAAGAACAAAAAAAGCGTGCATATACCGTTGCAATTAAAATTGCAAAACTATATGATATGAAAATTGTAAATTGCATTGATGCTTCTTCTTTAAGAAGTATTGATGATATTCAAAAAGATATAATGAAATTTGTAAAAGAGGAGATATTGGTATGA